One stretch of Alcaligenes aquatilis DNA includes these proteins:
- a CDS encoding class II histone deacetylase, translated as MATGYIWNTLYGWVDTGTGSLASANLGARLQPISHHLAHPDTKRRFHELVCASGQIDHLTSIQAKPARDKDILRVHTAEHLENMKRVSALPTGGDTGDGITTMGNGGLEIAMLSAGGAIEMVKKVVSREVSNGYALVNPPGHHAPRAGAMGFCIFNNTSVAAAYAREELGLDRVAILDWDVHHGNGTQDIWWNDPSVLTISLHQHLCFPANSGFTTERGEGEGLGYNLNIPLPPGGGNAAYLYAMEKVVLPALRAYKPQLIIVGSGFDASMMDPLARMMVTASGFRQMARQVIDCAEEVCEGRIAFVQEGGYSPHYLPFCGQAVIEELTGVRTLADPYAEFLGGMGGDTLLDAERACIDEAAALLSGLR; from the coding sequence ACTCTTTACGGCTGGGTAGATACCGGCACGGGCAGCCTTGCCTCGGCTAATCTGGGTGCCCGTTTACAGCCGATCAGCCACCACCTGGCTCATCCCGATACGAAGCGCCGCTTTCACGAGCTGGTTTGTGCCTCCGGTCAAATTGATCATCTGACCAGCATCCAGGCCAAGCCTGCACGCGACAAGGATATTTTGCGTGTTCATACGGCCGAGCATCTGGAAAACATGAAGCGTGTCAGCGCCTTGCCAACCGGCGGCGATACGGGCGATGGCATAACCACCATGGGGAATGGTGGCCTTGAAATTGCCATGCTTTCCGCGGGTGGCGCCATTGAGATGGTCAAGAAAGTGGTCAGCCGGGAAGTCAGCAATGGCTATGCGCTGGTGAACCCTCCTGGTCACCATGCCCCCCGTGCCGGGGCAATGGGCTTTTGCATTTTCAATAACACCTCGGTGGCGGCGGCGTATGCGCGCGAGGAATTGGGTCTGGATCGTGTCGCCATTCTGGATTGGGACGTGCACCACGGGAATGGCACGCAGGATATCTGGTGGAATGATCCTTCGGTTCTGACTATTTCCCTGCACCAGCATCTGTGCTTTCCGGCCAATAGCGGCTTTACGACTGAGCGTGGTGAGGGTGAAGGCCTGGGCTACAACCTGAATATCCCCCTGCCTCCTGGCGGCGGGAATGCCGCCTACCTCTATGCCATGGAAAAAGTGGTGTTACCTGCGCTGCGCGCCTATAAACCGCAGCTGATTATTGTGGGTTCGGGCTTTGATGCCAGCATGATGGACCCGCTGGCACGCATGATGGTGACGGCTTCCGGTTTCCGGCAAATGGCGCGTCAGGTGATCGACTGCGCCGAGGAAGTCTGCGAAGGTCGTATCGCCTTTGTGCAGGAGGGTGGCTATAGCCCGCACTATCTGCCATTTTGCGGTCAGGCCGTGATTGAGGAACTGACAGGCGTGCGTACGCTGGCTGATCCTTATGCGGAGTTCCTGGGCGGGATGGGTGGCGACACGCTATTGGACGCGGAACGCGCCTGCATCGATGAGGCCGCAGCCCTGTTGAGCGGACTGCGTTAA